One genomic segment of Actinoplanes ianthinogenes includes these proteins:
- a CDS encoding HIT family protein, giving the protein MADCVFCGIVAGDVPAFKVADEEAGLAFLDTRPVFKGHVLVVPRPHVVQLSDLPSTLLEDYFGFVQKIATAVPAALGAQGTFVAMNNIVSQSVPHLHTHVVPRTKGDGLRGFFWPRHKYADDEEAAEFAANIGKEYRRPSVTDSGRRE; this is encoded by the coding sequence GTGGCCGACTGCGTGTTCTGTGGAATCGTGGCGGGCGATGTCCCGGCATTCAAGGTCGCCGACGAGGAGGCCGGGCTGGCTTTTCTCGACACCCGGCCGGTTTTCAAGGGCCACGTTCTGGTCGTGCCCCGCCCGCACGTCGTCCAGCTTTCCGACCTGCCGTCGACGCTCTTAGAGGACTATTTCGGATTTGTCCAGAAAATCGCGACGGCGGTGCCGGCCGCCCTCGGCGCGCAGGGCACCTTCGTGGCGATGAACAACATCGTCTCCCAGTCCGTGCCGCACCTGCACACCCACGTCGTCCCCCGGACCAAGGGCGACGGCCTGCGGGGATTCTTCTGGCCGCGCCACAAGTACGCCGATGACGAGGAGGCCGCGGAGTTCGCCGCGAACATCGGTAAGGAATACCGCCGCCCCAGCGTTACAGACAGCGGACGAAGGGAGTGA
- a CDS encoding cystathionine gamma-synthase, translated as MTTDQYGFDTLAIHAGQDPDPRTGAVVPPIYQTSTYAQDGVGAPRLGYEYSRSGNPTRDALQECLAAIEGGRRGLAFASGLAAEDTLLRTVCRPGDHVVIPNDAYGGTYRLFAKVAECWGLDWTAAPLDDLDGMRAAFRPGHTRMIWAETPTNPLLNIADIPALAALAHEYDALLAVDNTFASPYLQQPLALGADVVIHSTTKYLGGHSDVVGGALVVSDTGLGDELAFHQNAMGAVNGPFDAWLTLRGIKTLGVRMDRHCDNAERIAAYLSEHKKVASVLYPGLDSHPGHETAAKQMSRFGGMVSFRVSGGRDQAVEICNRAKLFVLAESLGGVESLIEHPGQMTHLSAAGSALEVPADLVRLSVGIETVDDLLADLEQALG; from the coding sequence ATGACAACCGATCAGTACGGGTTCGACACCCTCGCCATCCACGCGGGCCAGGACCCGGACCCCCGCACCGGCGCGGTGGTTCCGCCGATCTACCAGACGAGCACCTACGCACAGGACGGGGTCGGCGCCCCGCGGCTGGGCTACGAATACAGCCGGTCCGGCAACCCGACCCGGGACGCCCTCCAGGAGTGCCTCGCCGCGATCGAGGGCGGCCGGCGCGGTCTGGCCTTCGCCAGCGGCCTGGCGGCCGAGGACACCCTGCTGCGGACCGTCTGCCGGCCCGGTGACCACGTCGTCATCCCGAACGACGCGTACGGCGGCACGTACCGCCTCTTCGCGAAGGTCGCCGAGTGCTGGGGCCTGGACTGGACCGCCGCCCCGCTGGACGACCTGGACGGGATGCGGGCCGCGTTCCGCCCCGGCCACACCCGGATGATCTGGGCCGAGACGCCGACCAACCCGCTGCTGAACATCGCCGACATCCCGGCACTGGCGGCGCTCGCTCACGAGTACGACGCGCTGCTCGCGGTGGACAACACGTTCGCCTCGCCGTACCTTCAGCAGCCGCTCGCCCTGGGCGCCGACGTGGTGATCCACTCCACCACGAAGTATCTGGGCGGCCACTCCGACGTGGTGGGCGGCGCGCTGGTCGTGTCGGACACCGGGCTCGGCGACGAGCTGGCGTTCCACCAGAACGCGATGGGCGCGGTGAACGGTCCGTTCGACGCGTGGCTGACCCTGCGCGGGATCAAAACCCTTGGCGTACGGATGGACCGGCACTGTGACAACGCCGAGCGGATCGCCGCGTACCTGAGCGAGCACAAGAAGGTCGCCAGCGTGCTCTACCCGGGGCTGGACAGCCACCCCGGGCACGAGACGGCGGCCAAGCAGATGAGCCGGTTCGGCGGGATGGTCTCGTTCCGCGTGTCCGGCGGCCGGGACCAGGCCGTGGAGATCTGCAACCGGGCGAAGCTGTTCGTGCTCGCCGAGTCGCTGGGCGGTGTCGAGTCGCTGATCGAGCACCCGGGGCAGATGACACATCTGTCGGCTGCGGGCTCAGCGCTTGAAGTTCCCGCCGATCTCGTGCGACTGTCTGTCGGCATCGAAACCGTTGACGATCTGCTCGCCGACCTGGAGCAGGCGCTCGGCTAG
- the msrA gene encoding peptide-methionine (S)-S-oxide reductase MsrA, whose product MFLRHKKLDLPTAETALPGRLISMPVADKHEVLGTPLEGPWPAGYEVAVFGMGCFWGAERIFWRLPGVHSTSAGYAGGFTANPTYEEVCSGTTGHTEVVQVVHDPTKISYEQLLKTFWENHDPTQGMRQGNDVGTQYRSAIYTTTEAQAETARASLAAFQPVVTKAGLGEITTEIRPLGEYYYAEDYHQQYLAPTKNPNGYCNHGPNGLSCPIGVAKTGN is encoded by the coding sequence GTGTTCCTGCGGCACAAGAAGCTTGACCTGCCCACCGCCGAGACCGCCCTGCCGGGCCGGCTGATCTCCATGCCGGTCGCCGACAAGCACGAGGTCCTCGGCACCCCGCTGGAGGGCCCCTGGCCGGCCGGCTACGAGGTCGCGGTCTTCGGGATGGGCTGTTTCTGGGGCGCCGAGCGGATCTTCTGGCGGCTGCCGGGCGTCCACTCCACCTCGGCCGGGTACGCCGGCGGCTTCACCGCCAACCCGACCTACGAGGAGGTGTGCTCGGGCACGACCGGCCACACCGAGGTGGTGCAGGTGGTCCACGACCCCACCAAGATCAGCTATGAGCAACTGCTGAAGACGTTCTGGGAGAACCACGACCCGACCCAGGGCATGCGCCAGGGCAACGACGTGGGCACCCAGTACCGCTCGGCGATCTACACCACCACCGAGGCGCAGGCCGAGACCGCGCGGGCCTCACTGGCCGCGTTCCAGCCGGTGGTCACCAAGGCCGGCCTGGGCGAGATCACCACCGAGATCCGCCCGCTCGGCGAGTACTACTACGCCGAGGACTACCACCAGCAGTACCTGGCCCCGACCAAGAACCCGAACGGTTACTGCAACCACGGCCCGAACGGCCTCTCCTGCCCGATCGGCGTCGCCAAGACCGGCAACTGA
- a CDS encoding ribonuclease Z — translation MRELIVLGTASQVPTRHRNHNGYLLRFDDEVILFDPGEGTQRQLLLAGLPVTPIKRICVTHFHGDHSLGLPGILQRISLDRVPHPVSVHYPAGGQEFYDRLRHATSYWDNADIVPSPVGAAFVAETSAGRLTALPLRHSIETYGYRLTEPDSRRMVPELLSAHGISGPAVGELQRTGHAGPVTLEQVSTVRPGQSMAFVMDTGLCDNVYTLAQGVDMLVIESTFLAEDAGMAAQVGHLTAGQAAAVARECGVRQLVLTHFSQRYQDSSRFLEEARKEFDGPITIAEDLLRVPFPARR, via the coding sequence ATGCGTGAGCTGATAGTGCTGGGCACGGCCAGCCAGGTGCCGACCCGGCACCGCAACCACAACGGCTACCTGCTCCGCTTCGACGACGAGGTGATCCTCTTCGACCCAGGCGAGGGCACCCAGCGCCAGCTGCTGCTGGCCGGCCTCCCGGTCACCCCGATCAAACGGATCTGCGTCACGCACTTCCACGGCGACCACAGCCTCGGCCTGCCCGGCATCCTCCAGCGGATCTCGCTGGACCGGGTGCCGCACCCGGTGTCGGTGCACTACCCGGCCGGTGGCCAGGAGTTCTACGACCGGCTGCGGCACGCCACGAGCTACTGGGACAACGCCGACATCGTGCCGTCGCCGGTGGGCGCGGCGTTCGTCGCGGAGACGTCCGCGGGGCGCCTCACGGCCCTGCCGCTGCGGCATTCCATCGAGACGTACGGCTACCGCCTCACCGAGCCGGACTCGCGCCGGATGGTCCCGGAGCTGCTGAGCGCGCACGGGATCAGCGGGCCGGCCGTCGGCGAGTTGCAGCGCACCGGTCACGCCGGCCCGGTGACCCTGGAGCAGGTCAGCACGGTGCGCCCCGGCCAGAGCATGGCGTTCGTGATGGACACCGGCCTGTGCGACAACGTCTACACCCTGGCCCAGGGCGTGGACATGCTGGTCATCGAGTCGACGTTCCTGGCCGAGGACGCCGGGATGGCGGCGCAGGTGGGTCACCTGACGGCCGGGCAGGCGGCGGCCGTGGCCCGGGAGTGCGGGGTGCGCCAGCTGGTGCTCACCCACTTCTCCCAGCGATACCAGGACTCGTCCCGGTTCCTGGAGGAGGCCCGCAAGGAGTTCGACGGCCCGATCACGATCGCCGAGGACCTCCTGCGCGTCCCCTTCCCCGCCCGCCGCTGA
- the mca gene encoding mycothiol conjugate amidase Mca, giving the protein MAEQLRLMTVHAHPDDESSKGAATMAKYVAEGVDVLVATCTGGERGSVLNPKLKDDPDVLANITEIRRKEMDRAREILGVGQAWLGFVDSGLPEGDPLPPLPEGCFGLQDPQEAAKPLIKLIREFRPHVMTTYDENGGYPHPDHIMCHKVSVVAFEQAGDPELYPELGEPWQPLKLYYNSGWTRARMLALHEGMLAAGLESPYAEWLEKWSDRQDRGDKITTRVECGEYFAIRDDALRAHATQVDPDGFWFHIPLEMQQKVWPTEDFELARSLVDSPVPESDLFAGIREKVEAA; this is encoded by the coding sequence GTGGCAGAGCAGCTTCGTCTCATGACCGTGCACGCCCACCCGGACGACGAGTCCAGCAAGGGTGCCGCCACCATGGCGAAATATGTCGCCGAGGGCGTTGACGTGCTCGTCGCCACGTGCACCGGGGGTGAGCGCGGCAGCGTGCTGAACCCGAAGCTGAAGGACGACCCCGACGTCCTGGCGAACATCACCGAGATCCGGCGCAAGGAGATGGACCGGGCCCGGGAGATCCTCGGTGTGGGGCAGGCCTGGCTCGGTTTCGTCGACTCCGGGCTGCCCGAGGGTGACCCGCTGCCGCCGCTGCCGGAGGGGTGTTTCGGCCTCCAGGACCCACAGGAGGCGGCCAAGCCGCTGATCAAGCTGATCCGCGAGTTCCGCCCGCACGTGATGACCACCTACGACGAGAACGGTGGATATCCGCACCCCGACCACATCATGTGCCACAAGGTGTCGGTGGTCGCGTTCGAGCAGGCCGGTGACCCGGAGCTGTACCCGGAGCTGGGTGAGCCCTGGCAGCCGCTCAAGCTGTACTACAACTCCGGCTGGACCCGGGCGCGGATGCTGGCGCTGCACGAGGGGATGCTCGCGGCGGGGCTGGAGTCGCCCTACGCGGAGTGGCTGGAGAAGTGGTCGGACCGGCAGGACCGGGGCGACAAGATCACCACCCGGGTCGAGTGCGGGGAGTACTTCGCGATCCGTGACGACGCGCTGCGCGCGCACGCCACCCAGGTCGACCCGGACGGATTCTGGTTCCACATCCCGCTGGAGATGCAGCAGAAGGTGTGGCCGACCGAGGACTTCGAGCTGGCCCGCTCACTGGTGGACAGCCCGGTTCCGGAGTCCGACCTGTTCGCGGGCATCCGGGAGAAGGTCGAGGCCGCCTGA
- a CDS encoding CYTH and CHAD domain-containing protein produces METATETERKYDVPESFELPDLTGAAGIARVDGAETHDLDATYFDTEDLRLMKNRRTLRRRSGGHDAGWHLKTPADGNGRKEHRMSGASEQVPDELRALVRTYVRRHPLGPVARLRTHRVETPLRDEAGRTLALIAQDQVRAESGDDHSAWQEIEVELVDGDEKVLAAVEKVLLAAGATPAAGPSKVARALAGRLSATRQDPKTEINPVSRYAREQRDAILEHDPAARQGEEEAVHKMRVATRRLRSTLKSFRRWFPERETAELGDELRWLAGALGAVRDPQVLEGKLLAGIDESVPEFRATAHRIRAALEHRVAHGREELVAALDSDRYLDLLDRIDALVDAPLPDTGNPAARARKVLAKADDRLDTALADGVDEEVHAARKKYKQARYAVELVAPEHGKRAKRLVKALTALQDGLGAHQDSSIARETLREIGPDSFHFGVLYGRQEAVGKETLIAVPALVRASRRKKVRRWLVKA; encoded by the coding sequence GTGGAGACCGCGACCGAGACCGAACGCAAGTACGACGTCCCCGAGTCCTTCGAGCTTCCGGACCTGACCGGTGCCGCCGGCATCGCGCGGGTCGACGGCGCCGAGACCCACGATCTCGACGCCACGTACTTCGACACCGAGGACCTCCGGTTGATGAAAAATCGCCGGACTCTTCGCCGCCGCTCCGGCGGGCACGACGCGGGCTGGCATCTCAAGACGCCGGCCGACGGGAACGGCCGCAAGGAGCACCGGATGTCCGGCGCGAGCGAGCAGGTGCCCGACGAGCTGCGCGCCCTGGTCCGCACCTACGTCCGGCGTCACCCCCTGGGGCCGGTCGCCCGGCTGCGGACCCACCGCGTGGAGACCCCGCTGCGCGACGAGGCCGGCCGCACCCTCGCGCTGATCGCCCAGGACCAGGTCCGGGCCGAGTCCGGCGACGACCACAGCGCCTGGCAGGAGATCGAGGTCGAGCTCGTCGACGGCGACGAGAAGGTCCTCGCCGCAGTCGAGAAGGTGCTGCTCGCAGCGGGTGCCACGCCCGCCGCGGGCCCGTCCAAGGTGGCCCGCGCGCTGGCCGGCCGGCTCTCCGCGACCCGGCAGGACCCGAAGACCGAGATCAACCCCGTTTCCCGGTACGCCCGCGAGCAGCGTGACGCGATCCTCGAGCACGATCCCGCGGCCCGGCAGGGCGAGGAGGAGGCCGTGCACAAGATGCGGGTGGCCACTCGCCGCCTGCGCAGCACGCTGAAGAGTTTCCGCCGCTGGTTCCCCGAGCGGGAGACCGCCGAGCTCGGCGACGAGCTGCGCTGGCTGGCCGGAGCGCTCGGCGCGGTCCGCGACCCGCAGGTGCTGGAGGGCAAGCTGCTGGCCGGCATCGACGAGTCCGTCCCCGAGTTCCGGGCCACCGCGCACCGGATCCGGGCGGCCCTGGAGCACCGGGTCGCCCACGGCCGCGAGGAGCTGGTCGCCGCCCTCGACTCGGACCGCTACCTGGACCTGCTGGACCGGATCGACGCGCTGGTCGACGCCCCGCTGCCGGACACCGGCAACCCGGCGGCGCGGGCCCGCAAGGTGCTCGCCAAGGCCGACGACCGGCTGGACACCGCGCTGGCCGACGGCGTCGACGAGGAGGTGCACGCCGCGCGCAAGAAGTACAAGCAGGCCCGGTACGCCGTGGAGCTGGTCGCCCCGGAACACGGCAAGCGGGCCAAGCGGCTGGTCAAGGCGCTGACCGCGTTGCAGGACGGGCTGGGCGCCCACCAGGACTCCTCGATCGCCCGGGAAACACTGCGTGAAATCGGGCCGGACAGTTTCCACTTCGGCGTCCTCTACGGTCGACAGGAGGCTGTGGGTAAGGAGACGCTCATCGCCGTCCCCGCGTTGGTGCGGGCGTCACGGCGCAAAAAGGTTCGTCGTTGGCTGGTGAAGGCGTGA
- a CDS encoding DUF4307 domain-containing protein, producing the protein MSETRATTPVFPPGRYGRRREGGRRRSLPLIVAAVLFGIAALGLAWAYYQKFGQTNYSPEIIGWNEPADTAMVIKFRVRVPEGEAASCVLRARDFQGYELGTRTITVPAPDGGGEVVVSETVPTTARAAVGDVMSCRPAG; encoded by the coding sequence GTGAGCGAGACGCGCGCCACAACCCCGGTTTTCCCGCCCGGCCGTTACGGCCGGCGCCGGGAGGGTGGCCGCCGCCGCTCGCTCCCGCTGATCGTGGCCGCGGTCCTCTTCGGGATCGCCGCGCTCGGGTTGGCCTGGGCTTATTATCAGAAATTCGGGCAGACCAACTACAGCCCGGAGATCATCGGCTGGAACGAGCCGGCCGACACCGCCATGGTGATCAAGTTCCGGGTCCGGGTGCCGGAGGGCGAGGCCGCCTCGTGCGTGCTGCGCGCCCGCGACTTCCAGGGATACGAGTTGGGCACCCGCACGATCACCGTGCCCGCGCCGGACGGCGGCGGCGAGGTCGTGGTCTCCGAGACGGTGCCGACGACCGCGCGTGCCGCGGTGGGCGACGTGATGAGCTGCCGCCCGGCCGGCTGA
- the ppk2 gene encoding polyphosphate kinase 2 — MSTEVEPQYEEAITHPYAGPIAELTGYRVVDDEDDDPRLLKADGTPVDTWREDYPYDERLSRLHYDHHKRLLQIELLKLQNWCKDTGERLVILFEGRDAAGKGGTIKRFMEHLNPRGASVVALEKPNQRESTQWYYQRYIKHLPSAGEIVLFDRSWYNRAGVERVMGFCDRKEYLEFLRQTPELERMLVNSGINLVKFWFSVTQKEQHTRFAIRQVDPVRQWKLSPMDLESLDKWDDYTEAKEAMFFYTDTADAPWTVVKSNDKKRARLEAMRHVLCRFDYTGKDEEVVGKPDPLIVGPASLVVETTEDGPRVFPRL, encoded by the coding sequence ATGAGCACTGAAGTCGAGCCCCAGTACGAGGAGGCGATCACCCACCCCTACGCGGGGCCGATCGCCGAGCTGACCGGATACCGGGTGGTGGACGACGAGGACGACGACCCGCGACTGCTGAAGGCGGACGGGACCCCGGTCGACACCTGGCGGGAGGATTATCCGTACGACGAACGGTTGTCCCGCCTGCACTACGACCACCACAAGCGACTGCTCCAGATCGAGCTGCTGAAGCTGCAGAACTGGTGCAAGGACACCGGCGAGCGCCTGGTCATCCTCTTCGAGGGGCGGGACGCGGCCGGCAAGGGCGGCACCATCAAGCGCTTCATGGAACACCTCAATCCGCGAGGTGCGTCCGTGGTCGCGCTGGAGAAGCCGAACCAGCGGGAGAGCACCCAGTGGTACTACCAGCGGTACATCAAGCACCTGCCGTCCGCCGGTGAGATCGTGCTCTTCGACCGGTCCTGGTACAACCGGGCCGGCGTCGAGCGGGTGATGGGCTTCTGCGACCGCAAGGAGTACCTGGAGTTCCTCCGGCAGACCCCGGAGCTGGAGAGGATGCTGGTCAACTCGGGCATCAACCTGGTCAAGTTCTGGTTCTCGGTGACCCAGAAGGAGCAGCACACCCGGTTCGCGATCCGCCAGGTCGACCCGGTCCGGCAGTGGAAGCTCTCGCCGATGGACCTCGAGTCGCTGGACAAGTGGGACGACTACACCGAGGCCAAGGAGGCGATGTTCTTCTACACCGACACCGCCGACGCGCCGTGGACCGTGGTGAAGAGCAACGACAAGAAACGCGCCCGCCTGGAGGCGATGCGGCACGTGCTGTGCCGGTTCGACTACACCGGCAAGGACGAGGAGGTCGTCGGCAAGCCCGACCCGCTGATCGTCGGCCCGGCCTCGCTGGTGGTCGAGACGACCGAGGACGGGCCCCGCGTATTCCCGCGGCTCTAG
- the greA gene encoding transcription elongation factor GreA — protein sequence MSSSEAPKTWLSQDAYDRLQAELDELIAGRPAIAAEINARREEGDLRENGGYHAAREEQSRQEGRILYLKEFLRNSEVGEVQAADSVVPGSVVTIYFDDDQADTETFLLGSREISSTTDLTVYSPESALGKAILGARPGQTVTYTAPSGADIKVTVVKFGAFEG from the coding sequence GTGTCCAGTTCCGAGGCGCCGAAGACCTGGCTCTCCCAGGACGCATACGACCGGCTGCAGGCCGAGCTCGACGAGTTGATCGCAGGCCGGCCGGCTATAGCGGCGGAGATCAATGCCCGGCGCGAGGAGGGTGACCTCCGGGAGAACGGCGGCTACCACGCGGCCCGCGAGGAGCAGAGCCGTCAGGAGGGCCGGATCCTGTACTTGAAGGAGTTCCTGCGCAACTCCGAGGTCGGCGAGGTCCAGGCCGCCGACTCGGTGGTGCCCGGCTCGGTCGTGACGATCTACTTCGACGACGACCAGGCCGACACCGAGACGTTCCTGCTCGGCTCTCGGGAGATCTCCTCGACCACCGACCTGACCGTGTACAGCCCGGAGTCGGCGCTCGGCAAGGCGATCCTCGGCGCCCGCCCGGGCCAGACCGTGACCTACACGGCGCCCAGCGGCGCCGACATCAAGGTCACCGTCGTCAAGTTCGGCGCGTTCGAGGGCTGA
- the ilvA gene encoding threonine ammonia-lyase — MTDLLSLSDVEAARDLLAGVVKTTPLVTSRPLSEITGVPVWLKCENQQRAGSYKVRGAYTRISRLSDADRARGVVAASAGNHAQGVALAAGLLGIKATVFMPEGAPLPKVTATKGYGASVEYAGTSVDDALAAAGDFARQTGAVLIHPFDHPDVIAGQGTVALEILEQCPEATTIITAVGGGGLISGLAVAAKALRPDLRIVGVQASGAAAFPPSLAAGAPRKLDSCATIADGIAVLRPGDLTFAHVAKLVDEVVTVTDEDLSAALLVLLERHKMVVEPAGAAAVAALLTGAYVPPRDGGPVVAILSGGNIDPMLLLKVIEHGLASAGRYLRLAVRCTDRPGQLVGMLREIAEQRANIVDVVHSRQSPRLGFGEVEVALSVETRGPAHSSALISALRDAGYRVSLLADATP; from the coding sequence ATGACCGACCTGCTCTCCCTGTCCGATGTCGAGGCGGCCCGGGATCTGCTCGCCGGGGTCGTGAAGACCACGCCGCTGGTGACCTCCCGGCCGCTCAGTGAGATCACCGGGGTGCCGGTCTGGCTCAAGTGTGAGAACCAGCAGCGGGCCGGGTCGTACAAGGTGCGCGGGGCGTACACCAGGATCTCCCGCCTCTCCGACGCGGACCGCGCCCGCGGGGTCGTCGCGGCCAGCGCCGGCAACCACGCGCAGGGGGTGGCGCTCGCGGCCGGGCTGCTCGGCATCAAGGCGACCGTCTTCATGCCGGAGGGCGCCCCGCTGCCCAAGGTCACCGCGACCAAGGGGTACGGCGCGTCCGTCGAGTACGCCGGGACCAGCGTCGACGACGCGCTCGCCGCGGCCGGCGACTTCGCCCGGCAGACCGGTGCGGTGCTGATCCACCCGTTCGACCACCCGGACGTGATCGCCGGGCAGGGCACGGTGGCGCTGGAGATCCTGGAGCAGTGCCCGGAGGCGACGACCATCATCACCGCGGTCGGCGGCGGCGGGCTGATCTCCGGTCTCGCGGTCGCGGCCAAGGCCCTCCGGCCCGACCTGCGCATCGTCGGGGTGCAGGCGAGCGGGGCGGCCGCGTTCCCGCCCTCGCTGGCCGCCGGCGCCCCGCGCAAGCTGGACTCGTGCGCCACCATCGCGGACGGCATCGCGGTGCTGCGGCCCGGCGACCTGACCTTCGCGCACGTCGCCAAGCTGGTCGACGAGGTCGTCACGGTCACCGACGAGGACCTGTCGGCGGCCCTGCTGGTGCTCCTGGAACGGCACAAGATGGTGGTCGAGCCGGCCGGCGCCGCCGCGGTGGCCGCCCTGCTCACCGGGGCGTACGTGCCGCCGCGCGACGGCGGCCCGGTGGTGGCGATCCTGTCCGGCGGCAACATCGACCCGATGCTGCTGCTGAAGGTGATCGAGCACGGTCTCGCCTCGGCCGGCCGATACCTGCGCCTGGCGGTGCGCTGCACCGACCGGCCGGGCCAGCTGGTCGGGATGCTGCGGGAGATCGCCGAGCAGCGGGCCAACATCGTCGACGTGGTGCACTCCCGGCAGAGCCCGCGGCTGGGCTTCGGCGAGGTGGAGGTGGCGCTGTCGGTGGAGACGCGGGGGCCGGCCCACTCGTCGGCGCTGATCAGCGCCCTGCGCGACGCCGGCTACCGAGTCTCGCTGCTGGCCGACGCGACCCCCTGA
- a CDS encoding amidase has protein sequence MDTTTWVGATAKQIARAVRRGDTNATQVVADHLEQIAISDPALGAFRVVRGGEAITEAEKVDEQEDLANLPLAGVPVAVKENTAVAGLPTWHGSAGARTREVAEEDHEVVRRLRGAGAVVVGVTKMPEMGLWAVTDDENGPTRNPWDLERTPGGSSGGSAAAVAAGLVPMAQGNDGLGSIRIPAACCGLVGLKPGRGVVPVDFGDKDWFGLVENGVLTTTVADAALGFSVLAGTAPAKLVEPAKLRVGVSLRSPISGVKPDEPNVSAVSKASKLLVDAGHDTVHADPRYPTGVQLGVLATWFAGAYKNSEGLDLRGLQPRTRRHIGLGRAVTRAGLVRESQRAAWRERSIRFFADRNLDLLLTPALAASPPPALQYSSIAWSTNMQANARYAPYCAPWNFAGLPAIVVPVGFRPDGLPLAVQLVGPPDSELLLLSVAGQFEVQNPWQRHALV, from the coding sequence ATGGACACGACGACCTGGGTGGGCGCCACCGCGAAGCAGATCGCCCGGGCGGTGCGGCGCGGGGATACCAACGCCACCCAGGTCGTGGCCGATCACCTGGAGCAGATCGCGATCTCCGACCCGGCCCTCGGCGCGTTCCGGGTGGTCCGCGGCGGTGAGGCGATCACCGAGGCGGAGAAGGTCGACGAGCAGGAGGACCTGGCCAACCTGCCGCTGGCCGGGGTGCCGGTGGCGGTCAAGGAGAACACCGCGGTGGCCGGCCTGCCGACCTGGCACGGCTCGGCCGGGGCCCGCACCCGCGAGGTGGCCGAGGAGGACCACGAGGTGGTCCGCCGGCTGCGCGGGGCGGGCGCCGTGGTCGTCGGCGTCACCAAGATGCCCGAGATGGGCCTCTGGGCGGTCACCGACGACGAGAACGGGCCCACCCGCAACCCCTGGGACCTGGAGCGCACGCCCGGTGGCTCGTCCGGCGGCTCGGCCGCCGCGGTGGCCGCCGGGCTGGTCCCGATGGCACAGGGCAACGACGGGCTGGGCTCGATCCGGATCCCGGCGGCCTGCTGCGGGCTGGTCGGGCTCAAGCCGGGGCGCGGCGTGGTGCCGGTCGACTTCGGCGACAAGGACTGGTTCGGCCTGGTGGAGAACGGCGTGCTGACCACCACGGTGGCGGACGCCGCGCTCGGCTTCAGCGTGCTGGCCGGGACCGCTCCGGCCAAGCTGGTCGAGCCGGCGAAACTGCGGGTCGGGGTGTCGCTGCGCTCGCCGATCTCCGGGGTCAAGCCGGACGAGCCGAACGTCTCGGCGGTCAGCAAGGCGTCGAAGCTGCTGGTGGACGCCGGGCACGACACGGTGCACGCGGACCCGAGGTACCCGACCGGGGTGCAACTGGGTGTGCTGGCCACGTGGTTCGCGGGGGCGTACAAGAACTCCGAAGGTCTTGATCTTCGGGGTCTGCAACCGCGCACCCGGCGGCACATCGGGCTGGGCCGGGCCGTGACCCGGGCCGGGCTGGTCCGCGAGTCGCAGCGGGCGGCGTGGCGGGAGCGGTCGATCCGGTTCTTCGCCGACCGCAACCTGGACCTGCTGCTCACCCCGGCGCTGGCCGCCAGCCCACCACCCGCGTTGCAGTACTCGTCGATCGCGTGGTCCACGAACATGCAGGCCAACGCCCGGTACGCGCCCTACTGCGCGCCGTGGAACTTCGCCGGGCTGCCGGCCATCGTGGTGCCGGTCGGGTTCCGGCCCGACGGGCTGCCGCTCGCCGTGCAGCTGGTCGGCCCGCCGGACTCGGAGCTGCTGCTGCTCTCGGTGGCCGGGCAGTTCGAGGTGCAGAATCCCTGGCAGCGGCACGCCCTCGTGTGA